The following coding sequences lie in one Arabidopsis thaliana chromosome 3, partial sequence genomic window:
- a CDS encoding Tetratricopeptide repeat (TPR)-like superfamily protein (Tetratricopeptide repeat (TPR)-like superfamily protein; FUNCTIONS IN: binding; INVOLVED IN: biological_process unknown; LOCATED IN: cellular_component unknown; EXPRESSED IN: fruit; CONTAINS InterPro DOMAIN/s: Pentatricopeptide repeat (InterPro:IPR002885), Tetratricopeptide-like helical (InterPro:IPR011990); BEST Arabidopsis thaliana protein match is: proton gradient regulation 3 (TAIR:AT4G31850.1); Has 81615 Blast hits to 15733 proteins in 342 species: Archae - 9; Bacteria - 150; Metazoa - 1130; Fungi - 1463; Plants - 75788; Viruses - 0; Other Eukaryotes - 3075 (source: NCBI BLink).) — protein sequence MVGFARTKFCKNLSSLSDNGENHEKPYTFEGNRQTVNDICNVLETGPWGPSAENTLSALSFKPQPEFVIGVLRRLKDVNRAIEYFRWYERRTELPHCPESYNSLLLVMARCRNFDALDQILGEMSVAGFGPSVNTCIEMVLGCVKANKLREGYDVVQMMRKFKFRPAFSAYTTLIGAFSAVNHSDMMLTLFQQMQELGYEPTVHLFTTLIRGFAKEGRVDSALSLLDEMKSSSLDADIVLYNVCIDSFGKVGKVDMAWKFFHEIEANGLKPDEVTYTSMIGVLCKANRLDEAVEMFEHLEKNRRVPCTYAYNTMIMGYGSAGKFDEAYSLLERQRAKGSIPSVIAYNCILTCLRKMGKVDEALKVFEEMKKDAAPNLSTYNILIDMLCRAGKLDTAFELRDSMQKAGLFPNVRTVNIMVDRLCKSQKLDEACAMFEEMDYKVCTPDEITFCSLIDGLGKVGRVDDAYKVYEKMLDSDCRTNSIVYTSLIKNFFNHGRKEDGHKIYKDMINQNCSPDLQLLNTYMDCMFKAGEPEKGRAMFEEIKARRFVPDARSYSILIHGLIKAGFANETYELFYSMKEQGCVLDTRAYNIVIDGFCKCGKVNKAYQLLEEMKTKGFEPTVVTYGSVIDGLAKIDRLDEAYMLFEEAKSKRIELNVVIYSSLIDGFGKVGRIDEAYLILEELMQKGLTPNLYTWNSLLDALVKAEEINEALVCFQSMKELKCTPNQVTYGILINGLCKVRKFNKAFVFWQEMQKQGMKPSTISYTTMISGLAKAGNIAEAGALFDRFKANGGVPDSACYNAMIEGLSNGNRAMDAFSLFEETRRRGLPIHNKTCVVLLDTLHKNDCLEQAAIVGAVLRETGKARHAARSW from the exons ATGGTGGGATTCGCTagaacaaaat TTTGTAAGAACTTATCATCTTTATCTGATAATGGCGAAAATCATGAGAAACCATATACATTTGAGGGTAATAGGCAAACTGTTAATGATATTTGCAATGTTTTGGAGACTGGTCCATGGGGACCTTCAGCTGAGAATACTCTATCTGCTCTAAGTTTTAAACCACAACCAGAATTTGTCATTGGGGTTTTACGGAGGCTGAAAGATGTTAATCGGGCTATTGAGTATTTCCGTTGGTATGAGAGAAGAACCGAGCTGCCTCATTGTCCTGAATCATACAACTCCTTGCTTTTGGTGATGGCTCGTTGTAGAAATTTTGATGCTTTGGACCAGATTCTTGGAGAAATGAGTGTTGCAGGATTTGGCCCTTCTGTTAACACTTGTATTGAGATGGTTTTGGGCTGCGTTAAGGCTAATAAGCTTAGGGAAGGTTATGATGTTGTGCAGATGATGAGGAAGTTCAAGTTCCGACCTGCTTTTTCAGCTTACACAACTCTTATCGGTGCTTTCTCGGCAGTTAATCATTCTGATATGATGTTGACACTCTTTCAGCAAATGCAGGAGTTAGGATATGAACCGACCGTTCATCTGTTTACAACATTGATTCGGGGATTTGCCAAAGAGGGTCGAGTTGATTCTGCTCTATCTTTACTTGATGAGATGAAGAGCAGCTCTCTTGATGCCGACATTGTTCTTTATAATGTATGTATTGATAGCTTTGGTAAAGTGGGCAAGGTTGATATGGCATGGAAATTTTTTCATGAGATTGAAGCGAATGGTTTAAAGCCTGATGAAGTCACTTATACCAGCATGATAGGAGTTCTGTGCAAGGCAAACAGATTGGATGAAGCTGTAGAGATGTTTGAGCATCTAGAGAAGAATAGACGGGTTCCTTGCACTTATGCTTACAACACGATGATTATGGGTTATGGTTCGGCTGGAAAATTTGATGAAGCATACAGTCTCCTAGAGAGACAGAGGGCTAAAGGGTCTATACCGAGTGTGATTGCATATAATTGCATTCTTACATGCTTAAGGAAAATGGGAAAAGTGGACGAAGCTTTGAAAGTTTTCGAGGAGATGAAAAAAGACGCTGCTCCAAATCTTTCAACCTATAATATTCTCATTGACATGCTGTGTAGAGCTGGTAAACTTGACACTGCTTTTGAGCTACGCGATTCTATGCAGAAGGCTGGTCTGTTTCCTAATGTGAGGACTGTGAACATAATGGTTGATCGGCTCTGTAAATCCCAAAAACTTGATGAAGCATGTGCTATGTTCGAGGAGATGGATTATAAGGTTTGTACCCCAGATGAGATTACATTTTGCTCCCTCATAGATGGCTTAGGAAAGGTCGGAAGAGTTGATGACGCTTACAAAGTCTATGAAAAGATGTTGGATTCTGATTGTCGTACTAACTCTATCGTTTACACATCCCTCATAAAAAACTTCTTCAACCACGGTAGAAAAGAAGATGGACACAAGATATACAAGGACATGATTAATCAAAACTGTTCTCCTGATTTACAGCTTCTTAATACGTACATGGATTGCATGTTCAAGGCTGGAGAACCAGAAAAGGGAAGGGCCAtgtttgaagaaataaaagcCCGTCGGTTTGTCCCAGATGCTCGAAGCTACTCGATTTTAATTCATGGACTAATAAAAGCAGGATTTGCAAATGAAACTTATGAGTTGTTTTATTCCATGAAAGAGCAAGGGTGTGTCTTGGACACACGTGCTTACAATATTGTCATTGACGGTTTCTGCAAGTGTGGAAAAGTTAACAAAGCTTATCAGCTGCTGGAGGAAATGAAGACAAAAGGTTTTGAGCCAACTGTTGTTACGTATGGTTCAGTCATCGACGGGCTTGCAAAAATAGATCGGCTTGATGAAGCTTATATGCTCTTTGAGGAAGCAAAATCGAAGAGAATAGAGCTAAACGTGGTGATTTACAGTAGTCTTATTGATGGGTTTGGAAAAGTTGGTAGGATAGATGAAGCTTACCTTATCTTGGAAGAGCTTATGCAGAAAGGATTAACACCTAATCTTTACACATGGAACTCATTGCTTGATGCATTGGTCAAAGCTGAGGAAATCAACGAAGCGCTTGTCTGTTTTCAGTCGATGAAAGAACTGAAATGCACGCCAAACCAAGTTACTTATGGTATCCTAATAAATGGTCTTTGTAAGGTCAGGAAGTTCAATAAAGCCTTTGTCTTTTGGCAGGAGATGCAGAAACAGGGGATGAAACCCAGTACTATTTCTTACACCACCATGATATCAGGACTTGCAAAGGCTGGGAATATTGCAGAGGCTGGGGCGCTCTTCGATCGGTTCAAGGCAAACGGTGGTGTTCCAGACTCTGCTTGTTATAATGCCATGATCGAAGGTCTAAGTAACGGAAACAGGGCAATGGatgctttttctctttttgaggAAACACGTCGAAGAGGATTACCTATCCATAACAAAACCTGTGTTGTTCTTTTGGATACTTTGCATAAGAATGATTGTCTTGAGCAAGCAGCTATTGTGGGAGCTGTTTTGAGGGAAACGGGAAAGGCACGGCATGCTGCCCGATCTTGGTAG